The sequence TGAGCTATTCAATAAAGGGTGCGTCCGAAAAGATCGCGGTCGCATCAGGCTTTGTCGAGGTCAACGACAACAAGGTCGCGGTTCTGGTGGATACGGCCGAGACGGCGGATGAGGTCGATATTGACGGAGCGAGGTCATCGCGTCAGGAGGCAGAAAAAGCCATCTCAGCCGCCGGACAGCTCTCGGCCGAAGAATCAGAGGCGATGCGCGAAGCGGTAGTTCATGCCGACGCGCGGATCGCGATAGCGTCGGGAAAATGACGGACGACAGACAGTGACATTGATACGGGCCGGGCATCGAATAAGCGGATGCCCGGCCTTTTCCTTCTGCGACGGCTGTGCGGCCGACATAAGCATTGTGACATTAGGCGAATGATTTTTGTGCAAGTGGCCGCAAATCGGTTGACATCGGTTTGTAATGGTGCTACAAATACGACAGTTAGTATTCCATAGATTAATTACGACGCTACGGCGCGGTGTAATGACATTCGTTTGCCCGGCCGGAGAAAGGTAACTTTCACAGGAGGAGAAATTTTCATGTCCAGATCAAAGAGATCGTTACGGGGTGTGGCAGCAGCCACAGTCCTGATCGCAATAGCGACGATAGTTGCTGTTGGGTCTTTTGGCAGTTTCAACATATTCATGTCGCCGAGTGCGGCGGCAGCGGGCGATGCTACGGAATCGCGTGCGATCGCCGAGGCTCCGTTGGTACAGTTGTATGACAATGGTCCATTGATCACGCACGCAACGGGAGGCCCGGCCGGTGCGCCGGCATCGCGATTGCAGAGCACGTCACTGGGGTTGAACTCGATCGGGTTCACGGCGTCAGATGCGGGTGTATTCAGGATTGCGGACGATTTTACGGTGCCGGCTGGCGGTTGGAATGTAACGACGATAACACTGTATGGGTATCAGACAGGGTCAACGACGACGAGTACTTTCGACGTTGGCCGGATACAGATCTGGAATGGGGCCCCGAATGCGGGCGGATCGATCATTTTTGGGGACACGACGACGAACCGGATAGCGTCTACGGCGTTTTCGACGATCTACAGGGACACCGAGACTACCGTTGGAAATGCGACGCGGCCGATCATGAGCGTGGACGTTACGATCAATCAGACATTGGCGGCAGGAACGTATTGGATCGATTATCAACTTGGGGGGACGCTGGCTTCGGGGCCGTTCACTCCGCCGGTGACAATACTTGGCCAGACGGGCAAGCCGGGAGCTAATGCCCTGCAATGGAGTGGCACGGCATGGGTGGCTATTGATGACGGAGCGGCAGGTACGCAGCTACAGGACGTACCGTTCTTAGTGAATGGAACGGCCGGCGGCGGTGGAACACCAAGTCCGACGCCTCCGCCGGCATCACCGACGCCGAGCCCGAATCCGAGCCCGTCGCCATCGTGTACGCCGACGTCGATCACGGAAGGATTTGACACAGTGGTCGCAGGGCCTGTGCCGATCGCGGGATGGGCCGCCCAGAACAACAGCTCGCCGCTTGGCTCGACGAACTGGTTCCAGGGCAACAGTGCGGTATTCCCGTCACACGCCGGACTTCCGACAGCGTATATCGGTGCCAACTTTAACAACACGGCCGGAACGGGAACGATAAGCAACTGGCTGCTTACGCCTGCGGTGACGCTGCAGAATGGTGCTCAGATGACCTTCTGGACACGAGGTACCGGTTCAACATTCGCGGACCGCCTGCAGGTGAGGATGAGCACAAATGGTGCGAGCACGAACGTAGGGACGGCGGCGACAGACGTGGGTGACTTTACGAATCTGCTGCTGGACATCAACCCGACCTACACCCCGACGGGTTATCCGGCGATCTGGACACAGCAGACGGTGACGGTGACGGGCGTTGGGAGCCCGACATTGGGACGGTTTGCGTTCCGGTACTTTGTAGAGAATGGCGGGCCGACGGGAGCGAACAGCGACTATATCGGGATCGACACGTTCTCATACGGAGTGCCGTGCGGGCCTGTGCCGACACCGAGCCCGGGCGTGACGCCGACGCCATCGCCGACGCCTCCGCCGGCGACTCCTACCCCAACACCTCCGCCGGCAACGCCGACACCGACGCCTACACCTCCTCCGGGATGTGCGGGGCAGACATTCCCGGCGAGCGGGCTGCCGCTGTCGGTACCTGATGTTTCGTCGGTAAGCACGAACATCGTGGTATCGGGGCTGACGGGGACGCTGACATCAGCTCAGTTGAGAGACTGGACGTGGAGCGTGCCGCACACATGGGGCGGCGACATCAAGATGACGCTGCAGGCACCGAGCGGCGGGCCGACGGCGACGATCGTCGAGCGACGCGGCAATACGGTGTGTCCGCCGACGGGCGTAGGGTCATCGGCGAATCTGGTGGGGCCATACAACTTTGGCGACGGCTTCCCGAATACCTTCCACACGATCGCAGGAGACCCTGTCCCGGCGGGCAACTACTCAGCAAGCCAGTGCGTAACGACGCCGGGCGAAGCGGTATCGCTGAATACCATCTTTGGCGGGCCGGTGCGGCCGGCGGAAGACAGGCCGGGCCTTGAGGTCTTTGACGGCATGGCACCTGAGGCGGCTAACGGCACGTGGACACTGACGGTCAGTGACGGTGCCGGCGGAGACACGGGAACGATCGGAACGCTTAACCTCTGCCTCGTGGCAGGCGGCGGCGGATCGACACCAACGCCTACGCCGACACCACCGCCGGCAACGCCGAGCCCGACGCCGACACCGGGGCCGAGCCCGAGCTGTACACCGACGGTGATCTCTGAGGGCTTTGACACGATCACAGCGAACGTGCCGGGGCCGGGCTGGTTCGCACAGAACAACAGCACGACCGTGGGATCGACGACGTGGTTCCAGGGCAACAGTGCGGTATTCCCGTCACACTCGGGTGCTGCGACATCGTATATCGGTGCCAACTTTAACTCGACCACGGGAACGGGGACGATCAGCACATGGCTGCTGACACCGGCGGTGACGCTGCAAAACGGGGCTCAGATGACCTTCTGGACGCGGACGACGACCGCAAATACGTTCCCAGACCGCCTGCAGGTGAGGATGAGTACGAATGGTGCAAGCACGAATGTCGGATCGGGCCCGACCGGCCTGGGCGACTTTACGACGCTGCTGCTGGACATCAACCCGACGTATCAGACGGGAGGCGTATATCCTGAGGTCTGGACGCTGCAGACGGTGACGGTGACGGGCGTACCGAGCCCGACACTGGGACGCTTTGCGTTCCGGTACTTTGTTGAGAACGGCGGGCCGTCGGGATCTAACAGCAACTACATCGGCATCGACACGTTCGCCTACAATGCGCCGTGCGGGCCGGTGCCGACGCCGACGCCGGGTGTGACGCCGACGCCTCCGCCGCCGACACCGACGCCGACGCCTCCTCCGGGATGTGCGGGACAGACATTCCCGGCGACGGGGCTGCCGGTAGCACCGCCGGACAACGTACCGGCAGGCGTCAATGTGACGATCCCGGTATCGGGGCTGACGGGCACGCTGACATCAGCCCAGTTGAGAAACTGGACGTGGAGCCCGCTGCACACATGGGGCGGCGACATCAAGATGACGCTGCAGGCACCGAGCGGCGGGCCGACGGCGACGATCGTCGAGCGACGCGGCAATACGGTGTGTCCGCCGACGGGCGTAGGATCATCGAATGACCTTGTCGGGCCGTACAACTTTGGCGACGGGTTCCCGAACACGTTCCACACGGTGGCGGGCAATCCGGTCCCAGCGGGCGACTACTCAGCAAGCCAGTGCGTAACGACTCCGGGCGAGGCGGTATCGCTGAACACGATCTTTGGCGGGCCTGTCCGGCCGGCCCAGGATGACACCGGGCTTGCGGTATTCGAGGGGCTTGCGCCTGAGGCTGCCAACGGCAACTGGACGCTGAACATCAGCGACAATGCCGCGGGCGACACGGGAACGGTCACGGCCGTTAACCTGTGCCTCGTCACGGGCGGCGGCGGACCTTCGCCAACGCCAACGCCGATACCATCGCCGACGCCGGCATTCACGATCAGGTTTGTCCAGAACACCTATACTGAGGACGAATCGCAGACGGCGGTGATCGGGATCGTTCGCAATGGCGACCTGTCGGGCACGAACACGGTCAACTTTGCCACGTCAAACGGAACGGCGACGGGCGGAGCGGCACCGGGTGCGGGCATCGACTATCAGACGACAAGCACCAATGTCACCTTTAACCCGGGCGACACGCTCAAGACGGTGAACGTGCCGGTGTTTGGCGATACGCTTGCTGAGCCGACCGAGACGGTCAATCTGACGCTGACCGGCGTCGGGACACGGCTGCCTGAGGTCCAGAATGCGATACTGAACATCAACGACACGGCGACGCAGTTCCGTAACACTGCTGCGATCTGTACCAACCTCGGCACGGTCACGCTGCCGCCGTCAACGATAACGGTTGCGGGCGGGCCAAATCAGATCGGCAACCTGCGCGTGACGCTGTATGACCTCGAACATCAGCTGCCCGACAACCTCGACGTATTGCTCGTCGGGCCGACGGGAGCCAGGTTCGTCGTCATGGGCGATGCGGGCGGAGCGATACCGATACCGTCTAACAATACGGTGACGCTCAGCTTCCGTGATTACACGGCGGCGGTGCTGCCCAACTCAGGGCCGCTGGTGACGGGACAGACCGAGCCGACCACATGGGAATCGCCGGTGACTAACTTTACCGGGGCACCGGCTGGCCCGTATGTCGAGCCGGGACCGTCAGTCGGCGGGCCGGTGGGCGAGACGTTCTTCGGATCGTTTGGCTTTACCAACTCGAACGGCGTCTGGTCGCTCTATGTCAGGGATGACGGCGGAGTTCCGCTGGCACCGCCTGATGTGGTCACGGGCTGCTTCAACGGCGGATGGGGCATCGAATTCCAGCCTCGCACGGCGGCAAATGCGTCTATCTCAGGACGCGTGCTGACGGCCGGCGGACAGGGAATTCGCAATGCCGAGGTCGTCCTATCGGGCGGCACTCTGACCGAGCCGATGAGGGTGCAGACGGGCAGCTTTGGATACTATAACTTCCCGAGCCTTGAGAGTGGTCAAACATACATTCTCACGGTCAACTCGAGGCGGTTCATATTCGCTGTCCCGACCCAGGTGGTGTCGCTGACCGACAACATCGCGGATCTTGACTTCATCGCACTCGACGGCGAGGCGACGAATAACTAATCAGCTCCGCCACGACGCGGACATCAAGGGCGAGGCCTCGGGGCCTCGCTCTTTTCTTGTGAGCGGGGGAGATCAGAAGTCAGAAGTCAGAAGTGAGAAGTGAGAAGTGAGAAGTCAGAAGTGAGAAGTGAGAAGTGAGATGTGAGATGTGAGACGTGAGACGGCGGAAGTAAAGTCGTTCGCCTGAGCAATTTATGTGCGAAATTGCTTGACATTGGATTTAGAGGCGTTCATAATTTTCTCAATTCAGACCGAAAAGTAGTTTTTTTCGAATTTAGGCCCTAATAGTCAATGTCGAAAGCGAGGTGTTTGTCTCGCGTATCGGCACGAGACATGTAAATTTGCTGGTAAACCGAAAGGAAGAATTAAATCAGGAGCCGCCTGCCCCACAGGCAAAAAGTTATGTCTAAAAGCCAAAAGTCGTTTCGTCTAATCATCGTCAGCCTCGCGATCATCTCGATCTCGGCTCTAGCGTTCGCAGCCAATTGGGGCAGCGTTTCCGCGTGGTCGCTATTCAAGCCCACCACGACGGCGGCCAACGCGCCGTCCGGGCGCACAACTGCGCCTGCGGTGACCTCTGAGCAGGGCGATGTGATCAGCGTGACCCGAGTCCCGCTTGCACAGACTGACACGGGCGAAGGCGGCGGATCGCAGCCTGAGAGCGGCGGCAAGGTAGAGGTGCCACCTGCCGATCTCGGCTATGCACCGACTGGCTATGTGCCTGAGGTGATCAGCGGCAGCACGTATGTGTTCTCGAGCCTCTCGGGCGTCGCCCTTGAGGACATGTCGTCGGGGACGACAACCTTGATCGCTGCGGGGAGCGATGACGGCAACTCGACCCTGCAGAGTCTAGGCTTTACGTTTTTCTACGATGGGGTTCCTGCGACGAACTTTTCGGCAAACGCGAATGGCTTTGTTAAGATCGGGGCGACCGTTGTTTCTGGTTCGAACTTTACAAACGATCTTGATTCGACAACTCAATCTCCGAAGATCGCGGGCTTCTGGGACGACCTCTGCGTCGGCACGAATGGCCTTGTTCACTGGAAGGTGGTCGGCTCCGCGCCAAATCGCAGGGCGGTAGTTGAATTCCAGAACATGAAGATCACTCGGGCAACGGCACCGTCCGGGTGCTCGGCCGTCGGGGCCGGCACGTTTCAAATATGGCTGAACGAATCTGACGGAACGGGGACCGATCCGGGATCGATCCAGTTTGTCTATGGCGGCGGGATGACGGCAAGCAGTGACAGCGGTTATTCAGTCGGCCTGCAGTCGGGCGCGGCGACGAATTTCGCGGCAGTCACGACCTCGACCAACAGCGTATCGTATGTGACCGCAAATGATACGCAGACAGATGCGATCGCCAGCGGCACCTCATTTAAATTCACGCCGGGTGCGCCGTCGGCTCCGACAGGATTGACATTCTCAAATGTCAGGGCAGGCTCATTGCGGCTTAACTGGACGGATACATCGAGCAATGAGGTCGGCTTCCCGATCTATATTTCTCTCGATGGCGGAACTACATATTCTTACATTGGCTCGGCGGCCCCTAACGCGACATTTGTGGATATCACGGGCCTGACGGCAGCAACAAGCTATTTCTTCCAGGTTGCGGCAGCGACAGAGGGTGTCCAGAGCGCTCCGATCACGGGGAGCACGACCACCGCTGCGCCCATCTCGGGGACATACACGATCGGCTCGGCGGGCAACTATCCAAACTTCCTGACGGCCGTTTCGGATGTCAACGCCGGCGTCGCCGGGCCGGTGACGTTCAATGTGGCGGCGGGCGAATCATTCCCGGAGAATGGTACCTGTGTCACCGGCGGGTCGGCGGCGAATCCGGTCATTTTCCAGAGGAGCGGCGTCGGGGCCAACCCCGTGATCGTGCCGCCGGGCAGCGCGAGCACACAGGACGCGGGCATCTGTATCTTTACGGGCGATTACATCACGTTTGACGGTATTGACGTGCAGGTCCTGCCGGCGACTACCACGGTCGAGTACGGCGTACTGCATTATGGCAGCGGAACAAGCTCGAACGGGGCGAACAATAACACGGTCAAGAACGCGAAGATCGTGCTTAATCGCAGCAATACAAGCTCGATCGGCGTCCTCCATTCATGCGCGGGAGGAGCAACCTCGGCCGCCGGGACGAATAACAGCAACACCTTTGACAATCTCATAGTTGAGAACGCCTATCGAGGCATCAGTTTGGGAACCTCGACGCTCTGTTCGCCTACAGGATTCCCGGATGTGGGCAATCAGGTGACGGATTCGGTCGTCGGCGGGACAACTGCGAATGATATCGGCGGCGGGACGACCGGGACGCAGGGCATCCGAGCCCTGCAGCAGTCCGGGGTAATTATTTCCAATAATCTGGTCAGGAATGTCGGTGCTTCGGCGGCTGTGACCGACGGCATCTTTCTGGATGCTACGGTCGGCACCAGCGTGGTCAGCGGGAATATGGTCGATACGGTTCGGAACAACAGCACCACCTCGAGTGCGTCTGCGATCTACGGCATACGGTCAAATACCAGGGGCGCTACTGCGGGCGATGTCAATAACGTTGTCAACAACTTTGTTTGGAACATTGGCTCGGCATTTACGGGTACAGCAACGGCAACGCGGCAGATCAAGGGGATATGGCTGCAGTCAGGCGGCAGCGGTGTGGGGGACTTTCACAACGTCCACAACAATACCGTGCGGATCGACGGTTCGTCATCACCTAATGTTTCGAGTTCCGCGTTTGGCCACGGTACGACCTCAGGCCCCATCTATAATGTCAGGAACAATATCTTTGCAAATGTGACCGGTCCGCAAACCGCTCCGGCAAAACACATTGCGTGGGACTCAACCGCCTTGGCATCAATTGGTGCGGCCGGCTCGTTGTCAGACTATAACGATCTGTATATAGCTGACGCCACACAGGGCTTTGTCGGTATCGGAAGCGCGACAAATTACGCTACCCTTGGCGACTGGCAGACGGCGATGACCGGCCAGGATGTGAACAGCATCTCAGCCGACCCGATCTTTGCTTCAGCAACAAATCTTCACATCTTCCCGACATCGGCTGCAAGGAATGCCGGAACGACGATAGCGACGGTGCCGGACGACATTGACGGCGAGGCGCGGCCGTCGGCTCTTGGCGGAGTCGATTACGATATCGGTGCTGACGAATTCTACGCAACGCCGGGAACGGTCGAGTACAGCGCGACGAGCTATACGACGCTCGAGGGAACGGTGGCGACCATTACGGTAAACCGCGTGAATGGCTTCTCAGGGGCGATCTCTATCGATTATTCGACGGGCGGCGGCACGGCGACGGCCGGCGCGGCATGCGGCGGTGCGGTCGATTATGTAACCACGGCCGGGACATTGAACTGGGCCGATCTGGATGTGACGCCTCAGACGTTTACGGTCACCACCTGCGGTGACGCGGTCGTTGATAATGATTTCGTCAATCTCACGCTGGCAAATCCGATCGGCGGAACGAGCGTATCGGGAACAAATCCGGTCCCGCTAAATATCACCAATAACCCGCCGGGAACGGTCCAGTTCAACTCGCTGAACTTCACGGGTGCCGAGGGCACATCGGCGACGATCACCGCTACACGAACGGGCGGTTCAGGCGGCGCGCTGACTGTAGATTACGCAACCAGCAGCGGCGTCGGGCCGGGAGCGGCAATCGGCGGCGCGGCATGCACGACGGGGATCGACTTTATCAACGCATCGGGAACGCTGATGTGGGGCGACCTCGATACCGCGGACAAGACATTTACGGTCACGCTCTGCACAGACGGCGATTCTGAGGGCCCGCAGACCGCAGGCCTGACGCTGTCAAACGTATCGGCAGGCGGCACGATCGGGGCGAACAATCCGGCGACGCTGACGATCACGGATCTTGCACCTTTCTGCAACACGGACGGGCCTATAATGATCCCGAACCCGTCACCATCACCGGCTCCGGCCAACACTCCGGGATCGCCTTACCCATCGACGGTCACAGTATCAGGGGCTGTCGGCACGATCAGCGATATATCGGTGACGTTCAATAACTTCACGCATACGTTCGCAACGGATATTGACCTGCTTCTGGTGGGCCCGGGCGGTGAGACATTCGTCCTCTTCTCGGATGCCAGCAGTTTCGCGGGGCTTGATACGGCCGTTTCCTTTACGCTGGCCGACAGCGGCATCGCTGTGCCCACGGTAGGAAACCTTGTCAACGGCGCTGTTTATCTGCCTACGGATGTAACGACAGGCGATACGTTTTCGGCACCTGCACCTGCGGGGCCATATAACAGCCCGGCCCCGGGCGGTGCGGCGACGTTTGCCAGCGTATTTGGCGGGACGAACCCGAACGGCGTATGGTCGCTCTACTCAATGGATGATGCCGGCGGCGACCTCGGCAGCCTGGGAAGCTGGTGCCTGAATATCACGACGGTCGCGGACACCAATCTGCCGACGGTGGTGATCAACACGAATCCGCCGAATCCGAGCATCAGCGGCAACGCTACGTTTACCTTCAGCGGCGGCGACACGCTGGCGCCTGAGGCCATCGCACGCTTTGAGTGCAGCCTTGACAGTGCTCCGTGGACGACGTGCACATCGCCGATCAACTACACGGGCCTCGCGGCCGGAATGCACAACTTCCAGGTGCGCGCCGTTGACAACTCAAACAACGTAAGTGCTCCGGCAAGCTATAGCTGGCTGGTCGATCCGCCGCCGGGATGCGTTATCCCGCCGAGCGGGATGGCGGCGTGGTGGTCGGGCGAGGGCAACCTCAATGACCGGACCGCGAATGCCAATAACGGCGTCAACTCGGGCGTGACCTTTACGCCGACGGGCAAGGTGTTTCAGGCGATGACGTTTAACGGTGTCAATGCGTTCTTTAACGCACCGGCGAGCGCGAGCCTCGATTTAGGCGGAGCGGGAGCACACCCGACGACGCCGGGCATGTCAGCTGACGCGTGGTTCAAGCCGGGCGGCTTTGCCGGCGGCCAGCCGATCATTGAGTGGGGCAACTCATCCTATGTCGGTGCCCACTTCTGGCATTCGGTGACCTACGGCGGAGCGAACGGGCCGGCCGACCTGTATCTGAACATCGTTGATACACTTGGTTCGAGCCATATTGCCTACACGAATCCGAACATCCTGACGGCGGGCGTTTATTCGCATGTCGCGTTCACATTTGACCAGGCGTCGGGCGATGTCCGCTTCTATGTGGACGGCGTGCCGCAGCTTATCGGCGCGAATGGCGGGCCTGTAGGCGGCGGTTCGGGAACAGACACGACGGCGAACCTCGGAACGGGCTTTACGCCGCAGACGACCTATCCGGTATATGTCGGCAAACGCCCGAATGGCGGCCCGGTGCTCAACGGCACGCTCGATGAGATCGAGATCTTTAACCGTGCGCTGACGGCGACCGAGGTTGAGGACATTTTTGACGCCGACTCGACGGGCAAGTGCACCGGCACGGTCGAATTCAGCTCGGCGACCTACTCGGCCAGCGAGGGCGCCGGAACGGCGACCCTGACGGTGACCCGCACGGGCGGAACCGACACGCCCGCAACGGCGACCGTAGCGACCGGCGGCGGCGACGCCACGGCAAGCGCGGACGGCGTATGCGATCCGGGCGAGGATTATCTCTCGACGACGCAGGTGCTCAATTTTGGCATCGGCGTAACGAGCCAGCCATTCCCGGTGACGCTCTGCGACGACGCGGTATTTGAACTCAGCGAGACCTTTGACTCGTCGATCCAACTGACGACGGGCCAGGCCGGCATCGGCACGCCGAATGTGGCGACGACCACAATTACCGACGACGATCCGATCCCGACCTATACGATCACGGCGGCGACGAGCGAAAATGAGAGCGATCCGCCAAATACGTCGTCACACGCATTTACCGTGACCAAGGTCGGCTCTACGACACAGACGCATACGGTCGATTACCGTGTCAATGACGGCACGGCGACCACGGCCGATAATGACTATGTCGATCAGTGTGGGACGCTGACATTCCCGCCGACAGGGCCAAACTCGACGACGCAGACCATCACGGTCGTCGTCAACGGCGACTATGCGAATGAGCCGGATGAGACCTTTGAGGTAGAGCTTGGCAGCGGCTGCGGCCCGAGGCCGGGCCCCGAGCTGGGCGGCCCGACAGGTACCGGAACGATCGTCAATGACGACTTCCCGTATCCGACGTTTACGGTTGACGATGTGACGCTCAACGAGGGACACGTCGGGACGACGTCGTTCGACTTTACCGTGACTAAGGTCGGCCCGACCAATCAGGTCACCTCAGTCGGCTATCAGACCGCAGACGGCACGGGAACAATTGCCAACAGCGACTATCAGGCGAACTGCGGCGTGCTGACCTTCCCGGTCAGCGGAGCAGGCTCGACCACGCAGACGGTGACGGTGCTCGTCAATGGCGATACGACCTTTGAGCCGGATGAGACATTTACGCTGCAATTGCGCGATCCCATGCTGCCGTGCAGACCGGCACCGCCGACAGGCCCACAGGGGCCGGCGACCGCCCCCGAGCGCACGACGATCGTACCGGGCAGCACGCAGGCCGATCCGACGGGCGGCAGCTCGTTTACAAATGCCGAGGGCATCACGCCGCAGGCGAGCGGCCCCGGTATTCTGCCGATGACGGCCGTGCCTGAATTGGCATGTGCAGCGCTGATCACGCACTCGACGTCGCAGACGATTACGGCGCTTAACTCGATCTCGTGTAATAGCGGCCTCGGGCATACGAACAACAGCTACTGGCGAGAATTTACGCTTGCATCCTTTGGCGTCGGCCCGACCGACACATATAACGTAACGTCGGTAGATATCGGCGTAGAAGAGGCGGATGCGGGCTCGGGCACGACACAGCCGCTCACTGTCAACCTTTACGCGAGCAGCGGGACCGCGGCGGCAACCTGGCCTGGGTCCCTGACACTGCTGGCGACACAGCCGGTCGTTGTGAGTGACCAGACAGGCACGATCCTCAATGTGCCGATCGCGGCATCGGTCCCGCCGGGGACGGTGTCACTTGTGATGGAGGTCTTTACCCCGTCGGGCCAGCCAAACAACGTTTTCTTCTTTAT is a genomic window of Chloracidobacterium sp. containing:
- a CDS encoding F0F1 ATP synthase subunit epsilon, which encodes MLKLEIVTPERRVIDAEVDGVTVPTASGEVGILASHAPLVSAVKPGVLSYSIKGASEKIAVASGFVEVNDNKVAVLVDTAETADEVDIDGARSSRQEAEKAISAAGQLSAEESEAMREAVVHADARIAIASGK
- a CDS encoding choice-of-anchor J domain-containing protein, whose protein sequence is MSRSKRSLRGVAAATVLIAIATIVAVGSFGSFNIFMSPSAAAAGDATESRAIAEAPLVQLYDNGPLITHATGGPAGAPASRLQSTSLGLNSIGFTASDAGVFRIADDFTVPAGGWNVTTITLYGYQTGSTTTSTFDVGRIQIWNGAPNAGGSIIFGDTTTNRIASTAFSTIYRDTETTVGNATRPIMSVDVTINQTLAAGTYWIDYQLGGTLASGPFTPPVTILGQTGKPGANALQWSGTAWVAIDDGAAGTQLQDVPFLVNGTAGGGGTPSPTPPPASPTPSPNPSPSPSCTPTSITEGFDTVVAGPVPIAGWAAQNNSSPLGSTNWFQGNSAVFPSHAGLPTAYIGANFNNTAGTGTISNWLLTPAVTLQNGAQMTFWTRGTGSTFADRLQVRMSTNGASTNVGTAATDVGDFTNLLLDINPTYTPTGYPAIWTQQTVTVTGVGSPTLGRFAFRYFVENGGPTGANSDYIGIDTFSYGVPCGPVPTPSPGVTPTPSPTPPPATPTPTPPPATPTPTPTPPPGCAGQTFPASGLPLSVPDVSSVSTNIVVSGLTGTLTSAQLRDWTWSVPHTWGGDIKMTLQAPSGGPTATIVERRGNTVCPPTGVGSSANLVGPYNFGDGFPNTFHTIAGDPVPAGNYSASQCVTTPGEAVSLNTIFGGPVRPAEDRPGLEVFDGMAPEAANGTWTLTVSDGAGGDTGTIGTLNLCLVAGGGGSTPTPTPTPPPATPSPTPTPGPSPSCTPTVISEGFDTITANVPGPGWFAQNNSTTVGSTTWFQGNSAVFPSHSGAATSYIGANFNSTTGTGTISTWLLTPAVTLQNGAQMTFWTRTTTANTFPDRLQVRMSTNGASTNVGSGPTGLGDFTTLLLDINPTYQTGGVYPEVWTLQTVTVTGVPSPTLGRFAFRYFVENGGPSGSNSNYIGIDTFAYNAPCGPVPTPTPGVTPTPPPPTPTPTPPPGCAGQTFPATGLPVAPPDNVPAGVNVTIPVSGLTGTLTSAQLRNWTWSPLHTWGGDIKMTLQAPSGGPTATIVERRGNTVCPPTGVGSSNDLVGPYNFGDGFPNTFHTVAGNPVPAGDYSASQCVTTPGEAVSLNTIFGGPVRPAQDDTGLAVFEGLAPEAANGNWTLNISDNAAGDTGTVTAVNLCLVTGGGGPSPTPTPIPSPTPAFTIRFVQNTYTEDESQTAVIGIVRNGDLSGTNTVNFATSNGTATGGAAPGAGIDYQTTSTNVTFNPGDTLKTVNVPVFGDTLAEPTETVNLTLTGVGTRLPEVQNAILNINDTATQFRNTAAICTNLGTVTLPPSTITVAGGPNQIGNLRVTLYDLEHQLPDNLDVLLVGPTGARFVVMGDAGGAIPIPSNNTVTLSFRDYTAAVLPNSGPLVTGQTEPTTWESPVTNFTGAPAGPYVEPGPSVGGPVGETFFGSFGFTNSNGVWSLYVRDDGGVPLAPPDVVTGCFNGGWGIEFQPRTAANASISGRVLTAGGQGIRNAEVVLSGGTLTEPMRVQTGSFGYYNFPSLESGQTYILTVNSRRFIFAVPTQVVSLTDNIADLDFIALDGEATNN